In a genomic window of Dyadobacter fermentans DSM 18053:
- the msrB gene encoding peptide-methionine (R)-S-oxide reductase MsrB, producing MKNFIMAAIAGVFALTLQNCYGQSSADQSKPAQKAPEYSRTETAPVKKSNDEWQKILSPEVYRVARLKGTERPFTSEYEHSKEIGTFYCAVCGNPLFKSDAKYESGCGWPSFFEPISKKSIVEAADNSLGMHRIEVMCGRCKSHLGHVFDDGPPPTGLRYCINGVVLDFEKAKTAEKKFNSKKKTQTGS from the coding sequence ATGAAAAATTTCATAATGGCCGCCATTGCCGGAGTGTTCGCCCTCACGCTGCAAAACTGCTACGGGCAGTCCTCGGCCGACCAGAGCAAACCGGCCCAGAAAGCACCCGAATATTCGCGTACTGAAACCGCACCCGTCAAAAAAAGCAACGACGAGTGGCAGAAGATACTCTCGCCCGAAGTGTACCGCGTGGCGCGCCTCAAGGGCACCGAACGCCCATTCACGAGCGAGTATGAGCATTCCAAAGAAATCGGCACATTCTACTGCGCCGTGTGCGGTAACCCGCTGTTCAAGAGCGATGCCAAATACGAAAGCGGCTGCGGCTGGCCGAGCTTCTTCGAGCCGATCAGCAAGAAGTCCATTGTGGAAGCGGCGGATAATAGCCTGGGAATGCACCGCATTGAGGTGATGTGTGGCCGCTGCAAATCGCATTTAGGCCACGTATTCGACGACGGCCCACCTCCTACCGGCCTCCGCTATTGTATTAATGGCGTTGTGCTGGATTTTGAAAAAGCTAAAACTGCCGAGAAGAAATTCAATAGCAAAAAGAAAACCCAAACCGGTAGCTAA
- the bshB1 gene encoding bacillithiol biosynthesis deacetylase BshB1 — MKLDILAITAHPDDVELCCAGTLLAQMALGKKVGIIDLTRGELGTRGTPKGRIQEGLDAARILGVDVRENVGLADGFFKNDEAHQKAIIPFIRKYQPEIVITNAINDRHPDHGRGAALVAEACFYSGLRMVKTFDEQGNEQEAWRPKNVFHSIQDRYINPDFIVDITAFHDQKIEAVKAFKSQFHVPDYKGEGEPQSYISSPEFLEFIIARAQEMGHAIGVRYGEGFTTARKLGVRDLSVFL, encoded by the coding sequence ATGAAATTAGATATCCTTGCCATCACAGCCCACCCCGACGACGTGGAGCTGTGCTGCGCCGGAACTTTGCTCGCACAAATGGCGCTGGGCAAGAAAGTAGGCATTATAGACCTCACCCGCGGCGAGCTGGGCACCCGCGGGACACCCAAGGGACGCATCCAGGAAGGTCTCGACGCCGCACGCATACTCGGCGTGGACGTACGGGAGAACGTGGGCCTGGCCGACGGTTTTTTCAAAAACGACGAAGCGCACCAGAAAGCCATTATCCCGTTTATCCGCAAGTACCAGCCTGAAATCGTTATTACCAATGCCATCAACGACCGCCATCCCGATCACGGGCGCGGCGCGGCACTGGTTGCCGAAGCCTGCTTTTATTCAGGTTTAAGAATGGTCAAAACGTTCGATGAGCAAGGCAATGAGCAGGAAGCATGGCGACCTAAAAACGTCTTTCACTCCATCCAGGACCGCTACATCAATCCCGACTTTATTGTAGACATCACCGCCTTCCACGACCAGAAAATCGAGGCTGTGAAAGCATTCAAAAGCCAGTTCCACGTGCCCGACTACAAAGGCGAAGGCGAGCCGCAGAGCTACATTTCGTCCCCCGAGTTTTTGGAATTCATCATCGCGCGGGCCCAGGAAATGGGTCACGCGATTGGCGTCAGGTATGGCGAAGGCTTTACCACTGCCCGCAAACTAGGCGTGCGTGACCTGTCGGTTTTCCTTTAA
- a CDS encoding M23 family metallopeptidase, with protein sequence MKVKLIVCLLMAVCLISWNTQAQERGKFRRNPKINQSGNNANEGPTTKATPQPEDEYEVETSNLKFQSQFEPVKPLNPVVNEDTTTIDEGETEVVIAEDSVLVADEWVKAAEYYVIWDARTINPYGLKAEDFDEPVDLKLYDQAANRMWAAPMEKTPVTSHFAYRWGRWHNGTDLDLETGDSVRSTYDGMVRIVAWDGSGYGRFVVVRHYNGLETLYGHLSKQMVESGQLVKAGEVIGLGGNTGRSSGSHLHYENRYEGNPFDPEHIFDWPGAAIKSDRFLLTSAAWSHIRGRVSKSEFEAGDAPKAYSRSILHKVRSGDTLGSIASRYGVSISSIARKNRMSTRSTLRIGQKLRIK encoded by the coding sequence ATGAAAGTAAAGCTTATTGTTTGTTTGCTAATGGCCGTGTGTCTGATCTCCTGGAACACGCAAGCGCAAGAGCGAGGAAAATTCCGAAGAAACCCCAAGATCAACCAGTCGGGCAATAATGCCAACGAAGGCCCGACCACCAAAGCCACGCCTCAGCCCGAGGACGAATACGAGGTAGAAACTTCCAACCTGAAATTCCAGAGCCAGTTCGAGCCGGTCAAGCCGCTGAACCCCGTCGTGAATGAAGATACCACCACCATTGACGAAGGGGAAACCGAAGTAGTGATCGCCGAAGATTCTGTGCTTGTTGCCGATGAATGGGTGAAGGCTGCCGAATATTACGTGATCTGGGACGCCCGCACGATCAACCCCTACGGCCTCAAAGCCGAAGATTTCGACGAGCCGGTAGATTTGAAACTATACGACCAGGCTGCCAACCGCATGTGGGCCGCACCGATGGAAAAAACGCCCGTGACCTCGCATTTCGCCTACCGCTGGGGCCGCTGGCACAACGGTACCGACCTTGATCTCGAAACCGGGGACTCGGTGCGCAGTACTTACGATGGCATGGTGCGGATCGTGGCCTGGGATGGTAGCGGTTACGGCCGGTTTGTGGTGGTAAGACATTACAATGGTTTGGAAACGCTCTATGGTCACCTTTCGAAACAAATGGTCGAGTCGGGCCAGTTGGTGAAGGCGGGCGAAGTGATTGGTTTGGGAGGAAATACCGGCCGCAGCTCAGGCTCGCATTTACATTATGAAAACCGCTACGAAGGTAACCCGTTCGACCCGGAGCACATTTTCGACTGGCCTGGTGCTGCCATCAAATCCGACCGTTTCCTGCTTACCAGCGCGGCTTGGAGCCATATTCGTGGGAGAGTAAGCAAGAGCGAATTCGAGGCGGGCGATGCTCCCAAGGCATATTCCCGCTCCATTTTGCACAAAGTACGCTCGGGCGACACGCTGGGCTCCATCGCTTCCCGCTATGGCGTGAGCATTTCTTCCATTGCGCGGAAAAACCGCATGTCTACCCGCTCCACCCTGCGGATCGGACAGAAACTGCGCATTAAATAA
- the trxB gene encoding thioredoxin-disulfide reductase — protein MSSEKVSCLIIGSGPAGYTAAIYASRAGLNPVLYQGAQPGGQLTITTEVDNYPGYPDGITGPEMMINFEKQARRFGTDVRYGLATSVDFTGYPHKVIIDNTHEITADAVIISTGASAKWLGIEGEERLNGHGVSACAVCDGFFFRGQDVVVVGAGDTAAEEASYLAKLCRKVYLLVRRDEMRASKIMQKRLETLPNIEILWNTETVKLNGEHGLESVLVKNNKTGEEQLLEATGFFVAIGHKPNTDIFKGYVNMDETGYIQTIKGSSCTNIKGVFACGDAQDNVYRQAITAAGTGCMAALDAERFLVEREVDVIIEEETA, from the coding sequence ATGTCATCCGAGAAAGTCTCTTGCTTAATTATCGGCTCCGGCCCTGCCGGTTACACAGCCGCCATATATGCATCCCGCGCGGGATTGAATCCAGTACTTTACCAGGGTGCCCAGCCGGGCGGTCAATTGACGATCACGACAGAAGTTGACAACTATCCGGGCTACCCCGACGGCATTACCGGCCCTGAAATGATGATCAACTTCGAAAAACAGGCCAGGCGCTTCGGAACAGACGTGCGCTACGGCCTCGCTACTTCGGTTGATTTCACAGGCTACCCGCACAAAGTGATCATCGACAATACCCACGAGATCACTGCCGATGCAGTCATTATTTCAACAGGTGCTTCGGCCAAATGGCTGGGCATTGAAGGAGAAGAACGTTTGAACGGCCACGGCGTATCTGCCTGCGCTGTTTGTGATGGTTTCTTCTTCCGCGGACAGGACGTAGTGGTAGTCGGTGCCGGTGATACGGCTGCCGAAGAAGCGAGCTATCTGGCGAAACTTTGCCGCAAAGTATACCTGCTCGTTCGCCGCGACGAAATGCGCGCGTCGAAAATCATGCAGAAACGTTTGGAAACGCTGCCGAATATCGAAATCCTTTGGAACACCGAAACCGTGAAACTGAACGGTGAGCACGGTCTGGAATCGGTATTGGTTAAAAATAATAAAACGGGCGAGGAGCAACTTTTGGAAGCAACCGGTTTCTTTGTTGCGATCGGCCACAAACCGAACACGGATATTTTCAAAGGTTATGTCAACATGGACGAAACCGGCTATATCCAGACGATCAAAGGAAGCTCCTGCACCAACATCAAGGGCGTTTTCGCCTGCGGTGATGCGCAGGACAATGTTTACCGCCAGGCAATTACCGCTGCGGGAACAGGCTGTATGGCGGCATTGGATGCTGAAAGGTTCCTTGTAGAACGGGAAGTGGACGTTATCATCGAAGAAGAAACCGCTTAA
- a CDS encoding OmpA family protein, whose translation MHRIILFCFALGIFTLQSVSAQDVTLSRTARQVYDKAQKAWQERKLPEATELFEKVLEMEPNSYDTHLRLAQVYELQRKPDLTRKHYHKAVALRPDAPQSAPAFQWIGRDHFNAQRYDSAQFYFEKALPLFPAKSSLGRLAEKSAASAKFAKQAVKNPLPIEKRSMGDTVNFLATQYFPVMTADDETLIFTGLTENRDENIYFTRRIKGDRSPDRWDVPEEISKSINTTNNEGTCTVSADGRTLVFTACNRPDGHGSCDLYISHKVGNEWSQPVNLGQEVNSREWDSQPSLSADGHTLYFASDRKGGVGKRDIWMTQLNDKKQWTAPKNLGPTINTTDDENAPFIHANNRTLFYSSNGLPGMGGFDIFITQKIDTTWAPPANIGYPINTVSDQVGLFIASNGENAYYTDDNTEKGGGRSLLYTFRVPESLQKTITPTRYAKGKVFDKKTGTVLASDIDLFDLKTQTKVGSFNSDSQNGSFLAVLNSGGEYAFYVSKPGYLFKSLSFTVNNEQSFINLEIPLEAIEKDRAEVLNNIFFKTGEYILDDKSKVELDKMSDFLHKNKTIKIEISGHTDDVGSDTENMALSQRRAQSVQYYLQQSGIAADRILAKGYGETTPKAPNDSDENRQKNRRIEWRIL comes from the coding sequence ATGCACCGGATTATTCTTTTTTGCTTCGCACTAGGCATTTTTACCCTCCAATCCGTTTCAGCTCAGGACGTTACACTATCCAGGACAGCCCGGCAAGTATACGATAAGGCACAAAAAGCCTGGCAGGAAAGGAAGCTCCCCGAAGCGACCGAGCTGTTTGAAAAAGTGCTCGAAATGGAGCCGAACAGCTACGATACGCATTTGCGGCTCGCGCAGGTATACGAACTGCAACGCAAGCCCGACCTTACCCGCAAGCATTATCACAAAGCCGTAGCCCTCCGCCCCGACGCACCGCAGTCAGCACCGGCATTCCAATGGATCGGTCGCGACCATTTCAATGCGCAGCGCTACGATTCCGCGCAATTTTACTTCGAAAAGGCATTGCCATTGTTTCCCGCAAAATCGAGTTTGGGACGGCTGGCAGAGAAGTCCGCAGCTTCGGCGAAGTTCGCAAAGCAGGCTGTGAAAAATCCGCTACCGATCGAAAAACGGTCCATGGGCGACACGGTGAATTTCCTGGCAACACAGTATTTCCCGGTGATGACGGCCGATGACGAGACATTGATTTTCACCGGCTTGACTGAAAACCGGGACGAGAACATTTACTTTACACGCCGCATCAAAGGCGACCGCAGCCCAGACCGTTGGGACGTTCCCGAGGAGATTTCCAAATCCATTAATACCACCAATAACGAAGGCACCTGCACCGTCTCCGCTGACGGTCGCACGCTCGTATTCACGGCCTGCAACCGCCCCGATGGTCACGGCAGCTGCGATTTGTACATTTCCCATAAAGTGGGCAATGAATGGAGCCAGCCTGTTAACCTTGGTCAGGAGGTCAATTCCCGGGAATGGGATTCGCAGCCCTCGCTTTCGGCCGATGGTCACACGCTCTATTTCGCCTCTGATCGCAAGGGCGGCGTAGGAAAGCGGGATATTTGGATGACGCAGCTGAACGACAAGAAGCAATGGACTGCGCCCAAAAACCTCGGCCCGACCATCAATACCACCGACGACGAGAATGCACCATTTATTCATGCCAATAACCGCACGCTGTTTTATTCTTCCAACGGCCTGCCGGGCATGGGTGGCTTCGATATTTTCATTACCCAAAAAATCGACACTACGTGGGCACCGCCGGCCAATATTGGCTACCCTATCAACACGGTTTCTGATCAGGTAGGCCTGTTTATCGCTTCCAACGGCGAGAATGCCTACTATACCGACGATAATACAGAAAAAGGCGGCGGGCGCTCGCTGCTATACACCTTCCGCGTGCCCGAATCGCTGCAAAAAACCATTACGCCCACGCGCTACGCGAAGGGTAAGGTGTTTGATAAGAAAACAGGAACGGTACTGGCTTCGGACATCGATCTGTTTGACCTTAAAACACAGACGAAAGTAGGTTCTTTCAATTCAGATAGCCAGAATGGTTCGTTTCTGGCGGTTTTGAACAGCGGTGGCGAGTATGCTTTTTATGTTTCAAAACCGGGTTATTTATTTAAAAGCCTTTCATTTACGGTCAATAATGAACAGTCGTTTATAAACCTTGAAATCCCGCTGGAAGCAATCGAGAAAGACCGGGCGGAGGTTTTGAATAACATTTTCTTCAAAACAGGAGAATATATCCTCGACGACAAATCGAAAGTGGAGCTCGACAAGATGAGCGACTTTTTGCACAAAAACAAAACCATTAAAATCGAAATATCCGGCCATACCGACGATGTGGGCTCGGATACCGAGAATATGGCGCTCTCGCAACGCCGGGCGCAGTCGGTGCAATATTATCTGCAACAGTCGGGAATTGCGGCGGACCGGATTTTAGCCAAAGGTTATGGCGAAACAACGCCCAAAGCGCCCAATGATTCAGATGAAAACCGGCAGAAAAACCGAAGGATCGAGTGGCGCATCCTTTAA
- a CDS encoding 7-carboxy-7-deazaguanine synthase QueE — protein sequence MEAFYTLQGEGQHSGRAAYFIRLGGCDVGCHWCDVKESWDASIHPKFDINAIVDGALQYPGRLAVITGGEPLMYNLDALTGALQEAGFKTNIETSGVYPFTGHWDWVCFSPKKFKTPHPDIYKNADELKTIIYNKSDFDFAEEHAAKVSPECTLLMQPEWSKQDVMLPLIIDYIKDNPKWKMSLQTHKFMNIP from the coding sequence ATGGAAGCCTTCTACACCTTGCAGGGTGAAGGCCAGCACAGCGGTCGTGCCGCGTATTTCATCCGTCTCGGCGGCTGCGATGTGGGCTGCCATTGGTGCGATGTAAAAGAGTCGTGGGATGCCAGTATCCATCCCAAATTCGACATTAATGCGATCGTCGACGGCGCATTGCAGTATCCCGGTAGATTGGCCGTCATCACCGGTGGCGAGCCATTAATGTACAATCTCGACGCGCTGACAGGCGCATTGCAGGAGGCGGGTTTCAAAACCAACATCGAAACCTCAGGCGTTTATCCGTTCACCGGCCATTGGGATTGGGTGTGTTTTTCTCCCAAAAAATTCAAAACGCCGCATCCCGATATTTACAAGAATGCCGACGAGCTGAAAACGATCATTTATAACAAAAGCGATTTCGACTTCGCCGAGGAGCACGCCGCCAAAGTTTCGCCGGAATGCACCCTCCTCATGCAGCCCGAATGGAGTAAGCAGGACGTCATGCTGCCTTTGATAATTGACTATATCAAAGACAATCCCAAATGGAAAATGTCGTTACAAACTCACAAGTTTATGAACATTCCATAA
- the mnmE gene encoding tRNA uridine-5-carboxymethylaminomethyl(34) synthesis GTPase MnmE: MNTETIRQQEVICALATPSGVGAIGVIRVSGLGSIAMVNSVFKGKNLENAESHTVHFGTIFSGDEIIDEVLVTVFKTPRSFTKEDSVEISCHGSDYIIRQILKVLILKGARIAKPGEFTQRAFLNGQFDLVQAEAVADLIAADSQASHKTALNQLRGGFSKKLASLRAELIHFASLIELELDFGEEDVEFAQRDDLRRLIDALLSTIEPLISSFDFGNAIKEGVPVAIIGSPNVGKSTLLNALLNEEKAIVTSIAGTTRDVIEDTIVLDGLKFRFIDTAGIRETTDVVESIGIERSKAAMDKADIVIFLFDSAETLADNRALAALLPAGKEVLFVLNKTDINPLLASELSGDASDIIPISAHTQQNLPVLTSKLVSLVHGQAAGDTVVTNLRHYEHLMKTSDSLTDVLNGLSLGVTGDFLAQDIRLALHHLGEITGTIATDDLLENIFSRFCIGK; the protein is encoded by the coding sequence ATGAATACAGAAACAATCCGTCAGCAGGAAGTGATTTGCGCGCTCGCGACGCCCTCGGGCGTGGGCGCGATCGGTGTTATACGCGTATCGGGCCTGGGCTCGATCGCGATGGTGAACAGCGTTTTCAAAGGCAAAAACCTCGAAAACGCCGAAAGCCACACCGTGCATTTCGGCACCATCTTCTCTGGCGATGAAATTATTGACGAAGTGCTTGTGACGGTTTTCAAAACGCCGCGCTCATTTACCAAAGAGGATTCGGTGGAGATTTCGTGCCACGGCTCGGACTACATTATTCGTCAGATATTAAAGGTGCTTATTTTGAAAGGTGCCCGCATTGCCAAACCCGGCGAATTCACGCAGCGCGCCTTTTTGAACGGCCAGTTTGACCTCGTGCAAGCCGAAGCCGTGGCGGACTTGATCGCCGCGGACTCGCAAGCGAGCCATAAAACTGCATTGAACCAGCTGCGGGGAGGTTTTTCCAAAAAGCTGGCCTCGCTGCGAGCTGAGCTGATTCATTTTGCTTCTTTGATCGAGCTGGAACTGGATTTCGGCGAGGAAGACGTGGAATTCGCCCAGCGGGACGATCTGCGGCGTTTGATCGATGCGTTGCTATCGACGATCGAGCCGCTGATCAGTTCTTTTGATTTTGGTAATGCGATTAAGGAAGGTGTGCCGGTGGCGATTATCGGCTCGCCGAATGTGGGTAAGTCGACGCTTTTGAATGCGTTGTTAAATGAAGAGAAAGCTATTGTGACCAGCATTGCCGGCACCACGCGGGATGTGATCGAGGATACGATTGTGCTGGATGGATTGAAATTCCGGTTTATCGATACTGCTGGCATCCGGGAAACGACCGATGTAGTGGAATCGATTGGTATCGAGCGTTCGAAGGCCGCGATGGATAAGGCGGATATTGTGATTTTCCTTTTTGACAGTGCGGAGACGCTGGCTGATAACCGGGCGTTGGCGGCATTGCTACCTGCTGGTAAGGAGGTGCTATTTGTTTTGAATAAAACCGATATTAATCCTTTGTTGGCCTCTGAACTGTCTGGCGATGCTTCGGACATTATCCCCATTTCCGCGCATACGCAGCAGAATTTGCCTGTATTGACCTCGAAACTCGTTTCCCTCGTGCACGGGCAAGCGGCCGGGGATACGGTTGTGACCAACCTGCGGCATTATGAGCATTTGATGAAGACTTCGGATTCTTTGACGGATGTTTTGAATGGGCTTTCGTTAGGTGTTACGGGGGATTTTCTGGCGCAGGATATCCGGTTGGCGCTGCATCATTTGGGGGAGATTACGGGGACTATTGCAACTGACGACTTACTTGAAAATATTTTTTCTCGCTTTTGCATTGGGAAATAA
- a CDS encoding ImmA/IrrE family metallo-endopeptidase — translation MGNNNLSDLVSSLFDKVESGPSISFSELVEQKKIELGLTDFQMSKILGIPKNTFYRMTKRISEGDVESLDYFSIIKISQLFNLDVEDLTKTYVGSLNPEHIGQIEDARKANYILRTFDVKALKDLNFISSTSDFRHIEDRITSFFHLDSIFDYSHEVGRVLFSKLHNSNDKMRELWVRSAFFQFEKIENQNNYDRDALVGLVKNIRPYTRYEEKGLLTVIRALFSVGITVIVQPSPPKAKVRGGTFVVNGRPCIAITDYNNNYATLWFALMHELFHVLNDLDQLKILKYALTEDGSADLFLLQEEDADWFAREMLFPREFMSYIKHLINSPASVAKYAEEKRVHPSIIYSFFCYEMNKENGKNMYGLYQQYFGKTDVALKSLKTNPFDKQSIFEEISLIKKRLSAQNN, via the coding sequence ATGGGAAATAACAACTTATCTGACCTAGTATCCAGCTTGTTTGATAAAGTTGAGAGCGGCCCCTCGATCAGCTTCTCAGAACTGGTCGAGCAAAAGAAGATCGAATTAGGTCTTACAGATTTTCAGATGTCTAAGATTTTAGGGATACCGAAAAATACCTTCTATCGGATGACGAAGAGGATATCCGAGGGTGACGTAGAGTCACTTGACTACTTCTCCATTATAAAGATTAGCCAGCTTTTCAACTTGGATGTTGAGGATTTGACCAAAACATACGTTGGATCGCTTAATCCAGAACATATTGGTCAAATTGAAGATGCGCGAAAAGCTAATTATATCTTACGTACGTTTGATGTCAAGGCACTCAAAGACTTAAACTTTATATCTTCTACATCCGATTTTCGGCACATCGAGGACCGAATAACATCATTTTTTCACCTAGACTCAATTTTTGATTATAGTCATGAGGTGGGAAGAGTACTTTTCAGCAAGCTCCACAATTCCAATGATAAAATGAGAGAGTTATGGGTACGCTCAGCTTTCTTTCAGTTTGAAAAGATCGAAAATCAAAATAATTACGATCGCGACGCGCTTGTAGGCCTCGTCAAAAACATAAGACCTTACACCCGATATGAAGAGAAAGGGCTGCTAACAGTTATCCGTGCATTGTTTAGCGTTGGAATTACGGTGATTGTCCAACCATCCCCACCGAAAGCGAAAGTGAGGGGCGGAACATTTGTTGTAAACGGAAGGCCATGTATCGCCATCACTGATTATAATAACAACTATGCGACACTATGGTTCGCATTAATGCACGAGTTGTTCCACGTTCTCAACGATTTAGATCAACTAAAAATCCTCAAATATGCGCTAACCGAGGACGGATCAGCGGACTTATTCTTACTTCAAGAAGAAGACGCAGATTGGTTTGCCAGAGAAATGCTCTTCCCGCGCGAATTTATGAGCTATATCAAACATTTAATTAATTCACCGGCGTCAGTTGCGAAGTACGCGGAGGAAAAGCGCGTTCACCCATCAATAATTTACAGCTTTTTCTGCTATGAAATGAATAAAGAAAACGGCAAAAATATGTACGGGCTGTACCAACAATATTTTGGAAAAACTGATGTAGCGCTGAAATCACTAAAAACAAATCCATTCGATAAACAATCTATTTTTGAAGAAATATCGCTGATTAAGAAAAGACTTAGTGCGCAAAACAATTAA